ATGCCAGGGTTGTTCGCCTTGTCTTCTGAACGCTGCTGCACCCAGAGCGCGCCGTCCTCACAGTAGCCGACCAGATGCACCGCGCGCGTGGCAATGCCCAGCGGCCGCACGGCACCACGCTCAATCGTGGCAACCTTTTGTCCAGCCGCATTGCAAACCAGCAGTTGCTCATCGCGCCAGGCTCCAGCCAGACCTTGCGCACGCATGAGCTTCGCAAGTTGATTGAGCCTGAGCGTGCCATCAGTCTGCCCATCCAGCACCCAGGTGTCGTTGCGCCAGTGAAGATCCAAGCCGTACTGCTTGAGCGCATCAGCGCCCAGTTGCAGGACCAATGACTCCTCTATGCTCCCTATCAGCTCACCCTCTACAGACAGCCCATGCCTGGGCCTCTCAGGCTGCTGATGAGCCAGCAGGCGCTGCGTCTGCAGCCAAGCCGATGTTTCTTGCTTCATTGCCAATCTCCAGTGCTGCTCATTGTCACAAGCTTTCGCAAAGCGCCATGGCTTGCATCACCATTGATGACCGATATCCATCACCTGCCAAGCACCATCTGGGGAGGTATAGGTATCGGCACCCGTGACCACCGCGTTACAGTGGTTCTCCATGAATTCTTCACTCAAGCCCTCCACAGCCGCCATGCTCAGTCTGGCTCCTGCGCTGTGGGCCGGTAATGCGATTGTGGGTCGCCTCGCCCAAGACCTGATCTCGCCATTTGCGCTGAACTTCTTTCGCTGGTGCATCGCCTTTGTCCTGCTGCTGCCACTGGCCTGGCGGGTGCTGCGCAAAGACAGCCCCATCTGGCCGCTGTGGCGGCAGTACATGTTGCTGGGTCTGCTGGGTATTGGCTGCTACAACGCCTTGCTGTATCTGGCGCTCAAGACTTCTACGCCACTCAACGTGACGCTGGTCGGCTCCAGCATGCCGGTGTGGATGCTGGCGATTGGCCGCCTGTGCTGGGGGACTCCGGTCAGCCGCAAGCAGATGAGCGGCGCCCTGCTGTCTGTGCTGGGCGTTGTGGTGGTCATGTCGCGCGGTGATCTGCAAACGCTGCTGAACCTGCGCTTTGTGGCGGGCGACTTATTCATGGTGCTAGCAACGATTGCCTGGGCTTTCTACACATGGCTGCTGTCGCGCAGCACTGGGCCGCAGGAAGTGAAGTCGCACTGGGCGAGCTTTCTGTTGGCGCAGATTCTGTTCGGGCTGCTTTGGTCTGGCCTGTTTACGGGGGCTGAGGCAGCTCTGGGCGGCTTTCGCTTTGTGGTGGGCTGGCCGGTGCTGGGCACGTTGCTCTTTATTG
The sequence above is drawn from the Comamonas sp. 26 genome and encodes:
- a CDS encoding DMT family transporter, encoding MNSSLKPSTAAMLSLAPALWAGNAIVGRLAQDLISPFALNFFRWCIAFVLLLPLAWRVLRKDSPIWPLWRQYMLLGLLGIGCYNALLYLALKTSTPLNVTLVGSSMPVWMLAIGRLCWGTPVSRKQMSGALLSVLGVVVVMSRGDLQTLLNLRFVAGDLFMVLATIAWAFYTWLLSRSTGPQEVKSHWASFLLAQILFGLLWSGLFTGAEAALGGFRFVVGWPVLGTLLFIAIGPAILAYRFWGMGVQRSTPAIAGFFGNLIPLFTALFSIPVLGETPHLYHGIAFALIVAGIVVSSRK
- a CDS encoding NUDIX domain-containing protein translates to MKQETSAWLQTQRLLAHQQPERPRHGLSVEGELIGSIEESLVLQLGADALKQYGLDLHWRNDTWVLDGQTDGTLRLNQLAKLMRAQGLAGAWRDEQLLVCNAAGQKVATIERGAVRPLGIATRAVHLVGYCEDGALWVQQRSEDKANNPGMWDTLMGGMVSAQDSLPEALARETWEEAGLHVTELAHVAHGGCIEFSRPSDEAEGQGYMVERIDWFSALVPDVLQPVNQDGEVQRFERLTLSALEDWLVQGRFTPEASLVLASYMGW